AGACTGTAAAAGATCAAGGAATAAAAGTAGTTTATATAAAAGCAACCCAAGGTGAAACTTCAGTTGATACTTATTTCAAATCAAATGCAGTAAAAGCTAAGGAAGCTGGATTATTAGTTGGTTTTTATCATTTTTTAAATCCTAGTACAGAAGAGTCAGTTAGAAAACAAGCAGCTCACTTTGTGGAAACTATAAAGCCATATCACTGTGACTGTAGACTAGCATTAGATATGGAAGTTAATAAAGGACTTAGTGCATCTACAATAACTAATCTTAGTAAAATCTTCTTAGAAGAAGTAAAAAGACTTAGTGGGCTAGATGTTGTTATATATTCATATACAAGTTTTATAAAGGAAAATCTACAAAAAAGTTTAAATGTTTATCCTTTATGGGTAGCACATTATGGAGTAAATACT
Above is a genomic segment from Romboutsia lituseburensis containing:
- a CDS encoding GH25 family lysozyme; translation: MQSRSSGNMKGIDVSHWDGEINYQTVKDQGIKVVYIKATQGETSVDTYFKSNAVKAKEAGLLVGFYHFLNPSTEESVRKQAAHFVETIKPYHCDCRLALDMEVNKGLSASTITNLSKIFLEEVKRLSGLDVVIYSYTSFIKENLQKSLNVYPLWVAHYGVNTPGSNGVWDSWVGFQYSEKGHVRGIGTECDLNEFTQGILLPTKKEPVKQPTVTPVPAHNPQSDQQNFVTYTVKKGDTLDKIASKYNTTIGNIVKLNNIKNPNLIFVGQVIKIK